The Methanoculleus marisnigri JR1 genome window below encodes:
- the pstB gene encoding phosphate ABC transporter ATP-binding protein PstB yields the protein MTGSTILETTNLNLWYGQKHALIDISIRIPKNRVTALIGPSGCGKSTLLRCFNRMNDLIDSSSVTGEIRFNGNDIHDPRADVYAIREKIGMVFQKPNPFPKSIYENVAYGPRIHGMREKGTLDRIVEESLKGAALWDEVKDRLHEPALSLSGGQQQRLCIARCLAVEPEAILMDEPCSALDPIATAKIEDLIIQIAREHTVVIVTHNMQQAARASDYTGFMYLGRLVEFDKTTKIFEDPGEELTENYITGRFG from the coding sequence ATGACCGGATCCACAATCCTTGAGACAACAAACCTCAACCTCTGGTACGGGCAGAAGCATGCCCTCATCGACATCTCGATCAGGATCCCGAAGAACAGGGTCACGGCGCTGATCGGGCCGTCGGGATGCGGGAAATCGACCCTGCTCCGGTGCTTCAACCGGATGAACGACCTCATCGACTCGTCCAGCGTGACCGGAGAGATCCGCTTCAACGGGAACGATATCCACGATCCTCGTGCGGACGTATACGCGATCCGTGAGAAGATCGGCATGGTCTTCCAGAAGCCGAACCCCTTCCCAAAGAGCATCTACGAGAACGTCGCTTACGGCCCCCGCATTCACGGGATGCGGGAGAAGGGTACGCTCGACCGCATCGTCGAGGAGAGCCTGAAGGGGGCCGCGCTCTGGGACGAAGTAAAGGACAGGCTCCACGAACCCGCCCTCTCCCTCTCGGGCGGGCAGCAGCAGAGGCTCTGCATCGCACGGTGCCTTGCGGTCGAACCCGAGGCGATCCTGATGGACGAACCCTGTTCCGCACTCGACCCCATCGCCACGGCGAAGATCGAGGACCTCATCATCCAGATCGCCCGGGAGCACACCGTCGTCATCGTCACGCACAACATGCAGCAGGCCGCACGGGCCAGCGACTACACCGGGTTCATGTACCTGGGAAGACTGGTGGAGTTCGATAAAACCACGAAGATCTTCGAAGATCCCGGTGAAGAACTGACGGAGAACTACATCACCGGACGGTTCGGGTAG
- a CDS encoding mechanosensitive ion channel family protein, which yields MEIAEILSFPVPLSDITLESVVLAVLVAIIGWIVVKVLTSVFTKMLSRASKLPALVIEFLVRFFSVLLYVILALIVLATLGFDVSSMVLGLSAVIGLILGFGLQDTVTNLAAGVWLAAFRPIDKGEFVEVNGISGTVTSVGIMATELLKFDNTYITIPNSLVWGSPVINSTRMDTRRAEVKVRVAYDSDLNTAIRVATDLMAAHERVLPSPEPTVLVTELADSSVNLSLRAWAKTSDMWDVQWDLTRDIVGAFKEAGIEIAFPQVDIHLDRVQ from the coding sequence ATGGAGATCGCAGAAATCCTCAGCTTCCCCGTTCCGCTCTCCGACATCACGCTTGAAAGCGTTGTTCTCGCCGTGCTTGTCGCGATCATCGGGTGGATCGTGGTGAAGGTGCTTACGTCTGTCTTCACAAAGATGCTCTCCCGGGCGTCAAAACTGCCCGCCCTGGTCATCGAATTCCTGGTCCGGTTCTTCTCGGTCCTGCTCTACGTGATCCTCGCCCTCATTGTCCTCGCGACGCTCGGGTTCGACGTCTCCTCCATGGTGCTCGGGCTCTCGGCGGTGATCGGGCTCATCCTCGGTTTCGGCCTCCAGGATACCGTCACCAACCTCGCCGCCGGGGTCTGGCTGGCGGCGTTCCGCCCCATCGACAAGGGTGAGTTCGTCGAGGTCAACGGCATATCCGGGACGGTCACCTCGGTCGGCATCATGGCGACCGAGCTGCTGAAGTTCGACAACACCTACATCACCATCCCGAACTCTCTGGTCTGGGGGAGCCCGGTGATCAACTCCACCCGCATGGATACCCGTCGTGCCGAGGTCAAGGTCAGGGTCGCTTACGACAGCGACCTGAATACAGCGATCCGGGTCGCCACCGACCTGATGGCGGCCCACGAACGGGTGCTCCCATCGCCGGAACCTACGGTTCTCGTCACCGAACTTGCCGACTCTTCGGTGAACCTCTCCCTGCGCGCGTGGGCGAAGACGTCCGATATGTGGGACGTGCAGTGGGATCTGACCCGTGACATCGTCGGGGCGTTCAAGGAGGCCGGAATCGAGATAGCCTTCCCGCAGGTGGACATCCACCTGGACCGGGTCCAATAG
- the phoU gene encoding phosphate signaling complex protein PhoU, whose translation MVEKFHTELASLKEDVLEMGYLARDMLNRSLTALETQDVALAGSIDRDKKRIADQDHEIEQKCLRLIALNQPMAKDLRTIAASMKMITSLYRIGRYGKDIAIVVPDLAGAPHVGNLVGIPHMGEVVGGMITDTLVAFEREDLTAIDDIVEREVAVDALRYSVFRGCLACMMEDPKNITQCTNYVMIARYLERCGDHACKIAEKVHYMVTGERIEIR comes from the coding sequence ATGGTAGAGAAATTTCATACGGAACTTGCATCCTTAAAAGAGGACGTCCTGGAGATGGGCTATCTTGCGCGGGACATGCTGAATCGGTCGCTCACGGCGCTGGAGACCCAGGATGTGGCGCTGGCCGGATCGATCGACCGGGATAAGAAGAGGATCGCAGACCAGGATCACGAGATCGAACAGAAGTGCCTGAGACTCATCGCCCTCAACCAGCCGATGGCAAAAGACCTGCGGACGATTGCAGCCTCGATGAAAATGATCACGAGTCTGTACCGCATCGGGCGATACGGGAAAGACATCGCCATCGTTGTACCCGATCTCGCCGGGGCGCCGCATGTGGGAAACCTTGTCGGCATCCCCCACATGGGAGAGGTCGTCGGCGGGATGATCACGGACACCCTGGTCGCCTTCGAACGCGAAGACCTCACCGCGATAGACGATATCGTGGAGAGGGAGGTGGCTGTCGACGCACTCAGGTACTCCGTATTCCGCGGATGCCTCGCCTGCATGATGGAAGACCCGAAGAACATCACGCAGTGCACGAACTACGTCATGATCGCCCGGTACCTCGAACGGTGCGGAGACCACGCGTGCAAGATCGCGGAGAAGGTGCACTACATGGTGACGGGGGAGCGGATCGAGATCCGGTGA
- a CDS encoding GNAT family N-acetyltransferase has protein sequence MQIVTPGSVLRTWTPDDAGALARHANNPRIAATMRDRFPYPYTPADARRFIETAMDTTSHLYLAIEVCGEAVGGIGVQPLDDVKHRTAEIGYWLSEPFWGRGIVTDAVRSLVPVAFERFDIVRLEAGVFSNNPASMHVLEKCGFTREAVHRMAITKNGAAFDEVVYVRFAGKDAGR, from the coding sequence ATGCAGATCGTCACACCCGGTTCCGTGCTCCGCACCTGGACGCCCGACGATGCCGGAGCCCTGGCACGGCACGCGAACAACCCCCGGATCGCGGCAACGATGCGCGACAGGTTCCCTTACCCCTATACGCCTGCGGACGCCCGCCGGTTCATCGAGACGGCCATGGATACGACGTCGCACCTCTACCTCGCGATCGAGGTCTGCGGCGAGGCCGTGGGCGGTATCGGGGTTCAGCCGCTCGATGACGTCAAACACAGGACGGCCGAGATCGGCTACTGGCTCTCGGAGCCGTTCTGGGGCCGGGGCATCGTCACCGACGCAGTGCGCTCGCTCGTCCCGGTTGCCTTCGAGCGGTTCGATATCGTCCGGCTCGAGGCGGGCGTCTTCTCGAACAACCCCGCCTCGATGCACGTCCTCGAGAAATGCGGCTTTACCCGCGAGGCGGTTCACCGGATGGCCATAACAAAGAACGGCGCCGCCTTCGACGAAGTGGTCTACGTCCGTTTCGCCGGCAAAGATGCCGGGCGGTGA
- a CDS encoding RNB domain-containing ribonuclease, with translation MQNQQPVNLKGIAWAAMQQYGFIPGFPPPVLREVEGLDAKVFPETLDDPHDLRSLLWSSIDNHDSEDLDQIEVCEEGPDGAILVRVAIADVDVYVPKDSETDRRAAHNGTSVYTGVTTFPMLPDRLSAGITSLLPGRDRMAIVIEYTVLPDGSTVPGDVYRAIVANRAKLVYEEVGAWLEGTGPIPETVAETPGLEEQVLLQDKAAVRMRERRTERGALALETIEAEPLVEENRVLGLVVQEQNRARCLIEEFMVAANGTLTAFLNTADLPMIHRVVRTPKNWDGIVAEAAERGETLPAGPDAEALTRFLIRQKAADPDRFPDLSLTVVKLMGAGEYVAFRQGDEPIGHFALAVTDYTHGTAPNRRYVDLIIQRLVKFVVDGGRDPPYTPAELDELAARLTDREKASQKVERYVRKAAAAVLLRERIGEAFDAFVTGASEKGTYVRLIDPPAEGRVVLGEEGLRVGQRVRVRLMAADPYKGFIDFGRTR, from the coding sequence ATGCAGAACCAGCAGCCCGTCAACCTCAAGGGCATCGCGTGGGCGGCGATGCAGCAGTACGGTTTTATCCCCGGATTCCCGCCGCCCGTCCTCCGCGAGGTCGAGGGGCTCGACGCAAAGGTCTTTCCGGAGACACTTGACGACCCCCACGACCTCCGCTCGCTCCTCTGGTCGTCGATCGACAACCACGACTCAGAAGATCTCGACCAGATCGAGGTCTGCGAAGAAGGGCCGGACGGCGCGATCCTTGTCCGGGTCGCTATCGCCGACGTCGATGTCTACGTCCCGAAAGACTCGGAGACCGACCGGCGCGCCGCCCACAACGGAACTTCGGTCTACACCGGCGTTACGACCTTCCCGATGCTCCCCGACCGCCTCTCGGCGGGCATCACCTCGCTCCTGCCCGGCCGCGACCGGATGGCGATCGTCATCGAGTACACCGTTCTTCCGGACGGGAGCACGGTACCCGGCGACGTCTACCGGGCAATTGTTGCGAACCGGGCAAAACTCGTCTACGAGGAGGTCGGCGCCTGGCTGGAGGGGACCGGGCCCATCCCGGAGACGGTCGCGGAGACGCCGGGCCTCGAGGAGCAGGTCCTCCTCCAGGACAAGGCTGCCGTGCGGATGAGGGAGCGCCGGACGGAGAGAGGTGCGCTCGCCCTCGAGACGATCGAGGCCGAACCGCTCGTTGAGGAGAACCGGGTCCTGGGCCTCGTCGTCCAGGAGCAGAACCGCGCGCGGTGCCTGATCGAGGAGTTCATGGTTGCGGCGAACGGAACCCTGACGGCGTTCCTGAACACCGCCGATCTCCCCATGATCCACCGGGTCGTCCGCACCCCGAAGAACTGGGACGGGATCGTTGCCGAGGCGGCGGAGCGCGGCGAGACGCTGCCCGCCGGGCCGGACGCCGAAGCGCTCACCCGGTTCCTCATCCGGCAGAAGGCGGCCGATCCCGACCGCTTCCCCGACCTCTCGCTGACGGTGGTGAAACTGATGGGGGCAGGTGAATACGTGGCCTTCCGGCAGGGCGACGAGCCTATCGGCCACTTCGCCCTCGCCGTCACCGACTACACCCACGGCACCGCCCCGAACCGGCGCTACGTCGACCTCATCATCCAGCGGCTGGTGAAATTCGTCGTCGACGGCGGGCGCGACCCGCCCTACACGCCGGCCGAGCTCGATGAACTCGCCGCCCGGCTCACCGACCGGGAGAAGGCGTCCCAGAAGGTCGAACGCTACGTCCGGAAGGCTGCGGCCGCCGTCCTCCTCCGGGAGAGGATCGGCGAGGCGTTCGATGCGTTCGTCACCGGCGCCTCGGAAAAGGGGACCTACGTTCGGCTGATCGACCCGCCGGCCGAAGGAAGGGTCGTCCTGGGCGAGGAGGGGCTCAGGGTCGGCCAGAGGGTGCGTGTCCGCCTGATGGCGGCGGACCCCTACAAAGGCTTCATCGACTTCGGGCGCACCCGGTGA
- the pstA gene encoding phosphate ABC transporter permease PstA, whose product MKKEQAAPVPFQGFGRLRQPEAGIDPSSIGATRQIVDRIVGKLLFLVALFAIVTVFFIIVFLLRDGYQIVLETGVWDFLTGPDWNPAGHDPAYGVFPLIVGTVLVTALAMVIAGPLSICTAIYIAEIAGPRTREVIKPAVELLAGIPSVVYGFFGLILLTDWIRIAFDQPSGSSWLAGSILLAIMAIPTITSVAEDAVSSVPREFREGSLALGATHWQTIRRVVVPGALSGISAAIILGMGRAIGETMAVLMITGNAAVIPDPIYDVFSPVRTLTGTLGIEMGEVAFGSTHYHALFGVAAVLLFITLAINSAARVIITRIQGTQGTARPTPSGRVKTATRGSVPYRALTAAASRITHAASAPFGRLLPPRASQRCAFLLISLSVAIVIAALGVILFEIVVNGAGAISWEFLTGSPRDLGRAGGIFPAIVGTFYLVGGALAVALPLGIATAVYLIEYTAETPLTRSIRAAVDLLNGTPSIVFGLFGFAFLVLFMGFGVSLIAGQITLGLMILPTIIRTTEEALRSIPGSLREGSYALGATKWQTISRVVLPPALPGILTGAILSIGRAAGETAPIMFTAAIFSSRFLPSSLTEPVMALPYHLFVLTTTIPGAATQSYGTAFVLLLLVLTIYLAAILVRRRYHRETVM is encoded by the coding sequence ATGAAGAAAGAACAGGCTGCACCGGTTCCGTTCCAGGGCTTCGGGCGGCTCCGGCAACCCGAAGCCGGGATCGATCCCTCCTCAATCGGGGCAACGAGGCAGATCGTCGACAGAATCGTCGGCAAACTCCTCTTCCTCGTCGCGCTCTTCGCGATCGTCACCGTCTTCTTCATCATCGTCTTCCTGCTCCGCGACGGATACCAGATCGTTCTCGAGACCGGCGTATGGGACTTCCTGACCGGCCCGGACTGGAACCCGGCGGGGCACGATCCGGCTTACGGCGTATTCCCGCTCATCGTCGGGACCGTCCTGGTGACGGCGCTCGCGATGGTCATCGCCGGCCCCCTCAGCATCTGTACGGCCATCTACATCGCGGAGATCGCCGGCCCCCGGACAAGGGAAGTGATCAAGCCGGCCGTCGAACTCCTGGCCGGCATCCCCTCCGTCGTCTACGGGTTCTTCGGCCTGATCCTCCTGACCGACTGGATCCGCATCGCCTTCGACCAGCCGTCGGGATCGAGCTGGCTTGCGGGCTCGATCCTCCTCGCGATCATGGCCATCCCGACGATCACGAGCGTCGCCGAGGACGCCGTCAGTTCGGTCCCCCGGGAGTTCAGAGAAGGCAGCCTTGCTCTCGGGGCAACGCACTGGCAGACGATCCGGAGGGTCGTCGTGCCCGGCGCGCTCTCCGGCATCAGCGCAGCGATCATACTCGGGATGGGGCGTGCCATCGGCGAGACGATGGCGGTGCTCATGATCACGGGGAACGCCGCCGTCATCCCGGACCCAATCTACGACGTCTTCTCCCCCGTACGGACGCTGACCGGGACGCTGGGCATCGAAATGGGCGAGGTCGCGTTCGGAAGCACGCATTACCATGCGCTCTTCGGCGTCGCGGCGGTCCTGCTCTTCATCACGCTCGCGATCAACAGCGCGGCACGGGTCATCATCACCCGGATACAGGGAACGCAGGGTACGGCACGACCCACGCCGTCCGGGCGGGTGAAGACCGCAACCCGGGGCTCCGTGCCGTACCGGGCGCTTACCGCGGCGGCCTCACGCATAACCCACGCCGCATCGGCGCCGTTCGGAAGGCTTCTCCCCCCGAGGGCCTCGCAGCGATGCGCGTTCCTCCTGATATCGCTCTCGGTCGCAATCGTGATCGCGGCTCTCGGGGTGATCCTCTTCGAGATCGTCGTCAACGGGGCCGGAGCGATCTCCTGGGAGTTCCTGACCGGGTCCCCAAGAGATCTCGGGAGAGCGGGAGGAATATTCCCCGCGATCGTCGGGACGTTCTACCTCGTGGGAGGAGCCCTCGCCGTCGCCCTTCCGCTCGGGATCGCGACGGCCGTCTATCTCATCGAGTACACGGCCGAGACCCCGCTGACGCGGAGCATCCGGGCCGCAGTGGACCTGCTGAACGGGACGCCGTCCATCGTCTTCGGGCTCTTCGGGTTCGCGTTCCTGGTGCTCTTCATGGGCTTCGGGGTCTCGCTGATCGCCGGACAGATCACCCTCGGGCTGATGATCCTCCCGACGATCATACGGACGACCGAAGAGGCGCTCCGGTCGATCCCCGGCTCCCTCCGGGAGGGAAGTTACGCTCTCGGCGCCACAAAGTGGCAGACGATCTCGCGGGTGGTTCTCCCCCCGGCACTCCCCGGGATCCTCACCGGAGCGATCCTCTCCATCGGGCGCGCCGCAGGCGAGACGGCACCCATCATGTTCACGGCAGCGATCTTCAGCAGCAGATTCCTGCCGTCTTCGCTCACGGAACCGGTGATGGCGCTCCCGTACCACCTCTTCGTCCTCACCACGACCATTCCGGGGGCGGCCACGCAGAGTTACGGGACCGCGTTCGTGCTCCTGCTGCTGGTCCTCACGATCTATCTCGCCGCGATCCTCGTTCGGCGCCGATACCATCGGGAAACAGTGATGTAA